Proteins encoded within one genomic window of Cucumis sativus cultivar 9930 chromosome 3, Cucumber_9930_V3, whole genome shotgun sequence:
- the LOC101206582 gene encoding plastid-lipid-associated protein 6, chloroplastic produces MAALASSLLQSSLQIRTSDSSFGSLFPSTIHRIAPSFNLKCSRLHSLFSLDGGPRRILSLKSVSVNVYADPASASPSVVDEYQAKSELLASLKVKLLTAVSGLNRGLAADEDDLQKADEAAKEIEAVGGPVDLSVDLDKLQGRWKLIYSSAFSSRTLGGSRPGPPTGRLLPITLGQVFQRIDIISKDFDNIVELELGAPWPLPPAEVTATLAHKFEIIGSAKIKIIFEKTTVKTTGNLSQLPPLEVPRIPDALRPPSNTGSGEFEVTYLDNDIRITRGDRGELRVFVIS; encoded by the exons ATGGCTGCTCTAGCCAGCTCTCTTCTTCAGTCTTCACTCCAGATCCGTACTTCCGATTCTTCTTTTGGGTCTCTTTTTCCATCTACAATACATCGGATTGCACCCAGTTTCAACCTCAAGTGTTCCCGCCTCCACTCTCTGTTTTCCCTCGACGGCGGACCCAGAAGAATTTTATCTTTGAAATCGGTTTCAGTCAATGTTTACGCGGACCCTGCGTCGGCCTCTCCCTCTGTTGTTGACGAATACCAGGCCAAGTCTGAGCTCCTTGCATCCTTGAAGGTCAAGCTACTG ACTGCGGTTTCAGGGTTAAACAGAGGTCTTGCTGCTGATGAGGATGATTTACAGAAGGCAGACGAGGCTGCCAAGGAGATTGAAGCTGTTGGGGGGCCTGTGGACCTCTCAGTTGATCTTGACAAATTGCAAGGAAGATGGAAATTGATATACAGCAGTGCATTCTCATCTCGTACTTTAGGCGGTAGTAGACCAGGACCTCCCACGGGAAGGCTACTTCCTATTACTCTTGGTCAG GTGTTTCAGCGAATCGACATCATCAGTAAAGATTTTGATAACATTGTAGAACTCGAACTAGGTGCTCCTTGGCCTCTACCTCCTGCTGAAGTCACTGCTACATTGGCTCACAAGTTTGAAATCATAG GGTCTGCtaagattaaaattatttttgagaAAACGACCGTGAAAACAACTGGGAACTTGTCACAGCTTCCACCATTAGAGGTACCTCGGATTCCAGATGCCTTGAGGCCTCCGTCCAACACTGGAAGTGGTGAATTTGAAGTCACTTACCTTGACAACGATATTCGAATCACCAGAGGAGATAGAGGAGAACTCAGGGTGTTTGTTATCTCATAA
- the LOC101211802 gene encoding CRIB domain-containing protein RIC5 yields MATSVKGLLKGLRYISQIFDEKEPEMQIGLPTDVKHVAHIGWDGPSGNQNNTPTWMNEFKSSPKTQTSNDLVSSIGELDLTSTNIPTQESGDLDVQKASRAPRSKRQTSSESSSGLDSSSNRRNSEKGSRRQRSSCPSGDSGPQEGSSRSSRRRRGESSTENPVPKHSHRRKSKGSSDGGESTRSSRSRDNNSLTDIPLPVLEAVDEEKG; encoded by the exons ATGGCCACCTCTGTAAAGGGCCTCTTAAAAGGATTAAGATACATTTCACAGATTTTcg ATGAGAAAGAACCAGAAATGCAGATTGGTCTTCCTACTGACGTTAAGCATGTTGCTCATATTGGATGGGATGGTCCTTCTGGGAATCAAAACAATACACCTACTTGG ATGAACGAGTTTAAATCTTCACCAAAAACTCAAACCTCAAACGATTTGGTTAGTTCTATTGGGGAACTTGATCTTACTTCTACTAATATCCCCACTCAAG AGTCTGGAGACCTAGATGTGCAAAAGGCAAGTCGAGCACCGAGGTCGAAACGCCAAACATCGTCCGAGTCTTCGTCAGGTCTAGACTCTTCATCTAATCGGCGAAACTCGGAGAAGGGATCTAGACGACAACGCTCATCGTGCCCTTCAGGTGACTCTGGTCCTCAGGAAGGTAGTTCTCGAAGTTCACGACGTCGGCGTGGTGAATCAAGCACAGAAAATCCTGTCCCAAAACACTCGCATCGGAGGAAATCTAAGGGATCGTCTGATGGTGGTGAATCAACGAGATCATCAAGATCAAGAGATAATAACTCCTTAACAGACATACCTCTCCCAGTTTTGGAAGCCGTGGATGAAGAGAAGGGATGA
- the LOC101206827 gene encoding glycolipid transfer protein 1, giving the protein MEGTVFTPALEGSQHVKSEAGEILTKPFLEACKHILPVIDKFGAAMALVKNDIGGNITRLETKYSSNPAGFNYLYNLVKPEIETKTAKGSSSCTNGLLWLTRAIDFLVELFRNLLEHQDWAMSRACTEAYGKTLKKWHGWLASSSFSVAMKLAPDRKKFMEVISGNGNVEADIDKFCTSFSPLLQEIHKFLASVGMDDLKAS; this is encoded by the exons ATGGAGGGAACTGTGTTCACCCCTGCCTTGGAAGGAAGTCAGCATGTCAAATCTGAAGCCGGGGAGATTTTGACCAAGCCATTCTTGGAAGCCTGCAAACATATTCTGCCTGTTATTG ACAAGTTTGGAGCTGCTATGGCACTTGTTAAAAATGACATTGGAGGGAACATAACG AGATTGGAGACCAAGTATTCTAGCAATCCAGCTGGATTCAACTACTTGTATAACTTGGTGAAACCTGAGATTGAAACTAAAACTGCAAAAGGATCATCCAGTTGCACAAATGGTCTTCTTTGGTTGACAAG AGCAATAGATTTCTTGGTAGAACTGTTTCGCAACTTACTGGAGCATCAGGATTGGGCAATGTCTCGTGCCTGTACAGAAGCCTATGGCAAGACCTTGAAAAAGTGGCATGGTTGGCTCGCCAGTTCAAGTTTCAGT GTTGCCATGAAGCTTGCTCCTGATCGTAAGAAGTTTATGGAAGTTATATCAGGCAATGGCAATGTTGAAGCTGACATAGATAAATTTTGTACAAGTTTTTCACCTCTTCTCCAAGAGATTCACAAGTTTCTG GCTAGTGTTGGCATGGATGATCTCAAGGCTTCGTGA